The following proteins come from a genomic window of Lemur catta isolate mLemCat1 chromosome 4, mLemCat1.pri, whole genome shotgun sequence:
- the APLF gene encoding aprataxin and PNK-like factor isoform X2, whose translation MFGGFELQPQDGGPRVALAPGETVIGRGPLLGITDKRVSRRHAILEVVGGQLRIKPIHTNPCFYQSSEKSQLLPLKTNQWRWLNPGDSFSLLVDKYIFRVLSTHSEMDMERTLRNSQMLDEDDILNETPKSPVINLPDETTGASQLERSTEITETHTTAIESVSFLGECRDFSKQQPDLAQRKRILPAWMLVENLSDQNLSAPVISGDNNVIQGSGKEGICKDKTQANIIQQGRKRLISSGSSEGTSAEQDTGKKSKNANQEESVLSSKEMPQSFSSIILSNTEMNNMKTNTRRNEIPIEELGKVSKHKTITKGTPNKEDEAVSCSESCSGAQGKSFQDEAQGSHPESSSDPSKSETLHAKSTDSVPQGSEENQVKRTSCMYGANCYSPISEVFPCIPTFETKYLPNAFQ comes from the exons atAACAGACAAGAGAGTATCCAGAAGACATGCCATTCTTGAGGTGGTGGGTGGTCAGCTTCGAATCAAACCG ATACACACAAATCCATGTTTTTATCAGTCTTCTGAGAAGAGCCAGCTTTTACCACTGAAGACAAATCAATGGCGCTGGTTGAATCCTGGAGATAGTTTTTCTTTGTTAGTTGACAAATACATTTTCCGTGTTTTGTCTACACACTCTGAAATGGACATGGAACGTACCTTAAG aaacaGTCAAATGCTTGATGAGGATGACATACTTAATGAAACACCAAAATCCCCTGTGATTAATTTACCTGATGAGACAACTGGTGCCTCACAGCTGGAAAGAAGCACAGAAATAACGGAGACCCACACTACTGCCATAGAGAGTGTG TCTTTTCTAGGTGAATGTAGAGACTTCAGTAAGCAGCAGCCAGATCTTGCCCAGAGGAAAAGAATCCTTCCTGCTTGGATGTTAGTAGAAAATTTAAGTGATCAGAACCTTTCAGCACCAGTCATCAGTGGAG ATAATAATGTAATCCAGGGAAGTGGAAAAGAAGGAATTTGCAAAGATAAAACCCAAGCAAATATAATACAGCAAGGAAGAAAGCGATTAATTTCATCAGGAAGTTCAGAAGGTACATCAGCAGAACAAGACACaggaaaaaagtccaaaaatgcTAATCAGGAAGAGTCTGTCCTTTCATccaag gAAATGCCACaatcattttcttccattatattaAGTAACACAGAAATGAATAATATGAAGACCAATACACGGAGAAATGAAATTCCAATAGAGGAACTTGGTAAGGtttccaaacataaaaccatcacTAAAGGCACACCAAATAAAGAAGATGAAGCAGTGAGCTGTTCTGAGAGTTGTTCAGGTGCCCAAGGCAAGTCATTCCAGGATGAGGCTCAAGGATCTCATCCTGAGTCTAGCTCTGATCCCTCCAAGTCTGAAACTTTGCATGCAAAGTCAACTGATTCAGTTCCACAAGGTTCTGAAGAAAACCAGGTCAAAAGGACATCCTGCATGTATGGGGCCAACTGCtacag CCCTATTTCAGAAGTATTTCCTTGCATTCCAACTTTTGAAACCAAATATCTTCCTAATGCATTCCAGTAG